Within Stella humosa, the genomic segment GCATGGTGTGGGCCATCTCGCCGTCCTTCACCTCGCGCCGCTCACGCGGGCCGTCGGCATGGATGCGCGCGGTCATGGTCTGGCCGTCGGCGGTGACGCGGCTGTCGGCCGAATAGGGCGTGGTCGGGAAGCCGAACGGCCCGAACTCGGCCGCCGTCGCCGCGGGCACGAAGGACAGGAGGGCCAGCGCGACGAGGGTGGGGAATCTCATGGGAAGCTCCTGGTCTGCCGGCCGCGGGCGACCGGGAGGAATATGGGCTGGCGGCGATAGTACGAACCGAATCGGGGCGAAGTGATGGCGGCGCCGGGCGCCCGTGGCTATCCTGCCGCCCACCCTTTCCATCCCCACGAGTCACGAGGACCATCCATGGCCGGAGCGATCGAAGCCCGTCTCGCCGAACTCGGCATCGAGCTGCCGCAGGCAGCCGCGCCGGCGGCCAACTACGTGCCGACGACGATGCATAACGGCGTGCTCTACGTTGCCGGCCAGATCCCCATGTGGAACGGCGAGCGCCGCTTCATCGGCACGCTCGGTGACGGCGTCAGCATCGCCGACGGCCAGGCCGCCGCCCGGCTCTGCTGCCTCAACATCATCGCCCAGGCCAAGCGCGCGCTGGGCGACCTCGACCGGATCACCCAGATCCTGCGGCTCGGCGGCTTCGTCGCCTCCACCCCGTCGTTCGGCGACCAGCCCCCGGTGGTGAACGGCGCGTCGGACCTGATGGTCGAGATCTTCGGCGACAAGGGCCGCCATGCGCGGGCCGCCGTCGGCGTCTCCGCCCTGCCCTTCGGCGTCGCCGTCGAGGTCGAAGCCACCATCGCCTTCGTCTGACAACCAGCCAAGGGGAGGACCGGGCCATGGTGACGCTGGAGCGCCTGAAGGAGGTGGGCGTGCAGTTCGCCCGCCGCGACGTCGAGGGCATCGTCGGCTGCTTCGCCGAGGATGGGGTCTTCCGCAATGCCGTGGGTGCCGTCCCCGAAGGCGAGAGCTACCAGGGCCACGCGGCCATCCGCGCCTTCTTCACCGGCCTCTTCCAGCGCACGCCCGACGTGCGCTGGGACCACACGGCCGAATATGTGACGGCCGACCGCGGCGTGACCGAGTGGCGGCGGACGGCCACGCTCGCCACCGGCGAGCGGCAGGAGTGGCTGGGCTGCGACCTCTATACCTTCAAGGACGGCATGATCGTGTTGAAGGACACCTACATCAAGGTGGTGCGCTGACCGGCCTGCCGGGCGACCTCCCAGCCGGGGCGGGCAGCCGCGCCCCCGCGCGGGTGCGCATACTGGAGGGCATCGGTGAGATCGCGGCCGCCCAATGGGACGGCTGCGCTGGTGCGGACAACCCGTTCCTCAGCCATGCCTTCCTGTCGGCGCTGGAGGAATCGGGGTCGGTCGCGGCCGACACCGGCTGGCTGCCGCGCCATGTCGTGGTCGAGGATGCGGGCGGCACCGCGATCGGTGCCGCCCCCACCTATGTGAAGGGCCATTCCTACGGCGAATATGTCTTCGACCATGGCTGGGCCCATGCCTACGAGCAGGCGGGCGGGCGCTACTATCCCAAGCTGCTGGTGGCCGTGCCGTTCACGCCGGTGCCGGGCCCGCGCCTGCTGCTGCACCCCGAGGCCGCGGCCGGGACACGCGACCAGATCGTCGACACACTGATCGAGATCGCCCGCCAGGCCGGCCTGTCCTCGATCCACGTCAATTTCGCCCAGGCCGACGAGTGCACGGCCCTGGCCGAATACGGCTTCCTGCACCGGCTGGGACAGCAGTTCCACTGGAACAATGCCGGCTACGCGACCTTCGAGGATTTCCTGGCGACGCTGGCCTCGCGCAAGCGCAAGCAGCTCCGCAAGGAGCGCCAGGCGGCAGCGGCCGCCGGCATCACCGTGCGGGCGCTGACGGGGTCAGAGATCACCCGCCGACACTGGGACGCCTTCTACCGCTTCTACCTGGCGACCGCCGACAAGAAGTGGGGCAACGCCTATCTCGAGAAGGATTTCTTCGTGCGGCTGGGCGCCACCATGGGCGACCGGGTGGTGCTGGTGGTGGCCGAGCGCGACGGCCGAACGATCGCAGGCGCCCTCAACCTGCGGGGTACCGACACGCTGTTCGGCCGCAACTGGGGGACGCTGGAGGACCTGCCGTTCCTCCATTTCGAGTGCTGCTATTACCAGGCGATCGACTATGCCATCGCCCACGGGCTGAAGCGGGTCGAGGCCGGCGCGCAAGGCGTCCACAAGATCCAGCGCGGCTACCTGCCGGTCGCCACCCACAGCGCCCACTGGATCGCCGACCCGGCCCTGCGCCGCGCCGTCGACGACTTCCTGCGCCGCGAGCGCCCAGCCATGCAGCAGGAGATGGCGGCCCTGGCCGAACACTCCCCCTATCGCCAGGCCGGCGAGGGCTGACTAGGGCCGCCGCCGCGGCGGCGCTTCGGTCATCAGTCGGGCGCTGCGGCCATAGGTGAGGTAGGACCAGATCCAGTCCAGCGACACCGACAGGCGGTTGCGGAAGTCGATCAGGAAAAAGACGTGGACGATGCCCCAGAACCACCAGGCGATCGTGCCAGACAGCCGCACCCGGCCGAGATCGACCACCGCCTCGCCCCGGCCGATGGTGGCTAGGTTGCCCTGGTCGCGATAGCGGAAGGGGCCTGACGGCGCTTGCGCCCCCAGGCGCGCGGCGATGTCGCGCGCCACGTAGGCGCCCTGCTGTTTGGCGGCGGGCGCCACACCCGGCACCGGCCGGCCTTCGGCGCTGAGCACGGCAGCGGCATCGCCGATCACCCGGATGGATGGATCGCCCGGCAGGGTCAGGTCGGGCTCTACCCGCACGCGGCCGGCGCGATCGACCGCCACGTCCCCTCCCAACCAGCGGGCGACGGGCGATGCCTGGACGCCGGCCGCCCAGATGATCGTGCGGCAGGCCAGCACGTCCGGGCCGATCTCCACCCGGTCGGCTGCGCACAGCGTAACGGCAGCGCCAAGCCGCACCTCCACCCCCAGCCGCTTCAGGCCGGCCTCGGCCTTGGTCGACAGTTCGGGCGGCATCGCCGGCAGGATGCGGGGGCCTGCCTCGACCAGCACAACCCGGGCAGACGCGGCGTCGATGTGGCGGAACTCGCGTGCCAGCGTGTTGCGCGCCAGTTCGGCGATCGCGCCCGCCATCTCCACCCCGGTCGGGCCGCCGCCGACAATGGCAAACGTCAGCAGCGCCCGCCGCTCGTCCTCGTCGGTGGCGATCTCGGCCCGCTCGAATGCAGCCAGGATGTTGCGGCGCGCGGCGGTCGCGTCGTCGAGCGACTTCAGCCCGGGCGCGAAGGGCCGCCATTCCTCATGCCCAAAATAGGCGTGCGAGGCGCCGGTTGCCAGGACCAGTTGGTCATAGGGGATGGGTCCCGCATCCGCGGTCAGGACCAAGCGATTTTCCCGGTCGATCCCCACCACCTCGCCCAGGACGACGGCGGCGTTGGCCTGCCGCCGCAGCACGGCGCGGATCGGCTGGGCGATCTGGGCGGGCGACAGGGCGGCGGTCGCCACCTGATAGAGCAGCGGCTGGAACAGGTGATGGTTGCGGCGGTCGACCAGCGTCACCGCGACGTCGGCGCGGGCCAGCCCACGCGCGACCGCCAAGCCGCCGAAACCACCCCCCACGATCACCACCTTCGGCCGCGCCAAGCGACACCTCCTTACCGACAACCATCCCCGTGGAGATGGCGATCGGGCGCCCGGAAATCACCCCGCGGCGGGCAGGTAGCGTCGGCGCAGTTCCCAGGCGGCCGCCGTCAGCACCAGGCCCAAGGCGGCCGAGAACCAGAGGGCGGCGGCACTGCCGGCATGCTCGATGATCGCGGCATAGGCGACGGGGGCGGCCGCGGCCAGCAGGAAGCTGGGAGCGACCAGCTTTCCCGCCAGCGCGCCGTAGCGCCGGGGGTCGAACAGCACCAGCGGCAGCGCGCCGCGGACGATGGTGGCGAGCCCGTTGCCGCTGCCATAGACGATGGCAAAGGCTATGGCGGCGGCCGCGAACTCGCCGCCCAGCACGCCGGCCGCGAAGCCCAGCGGCAGCAGGCCGGTCGCCAGCACCGCCAGAGTCAGCACATGCATGCGCCCGCCGAACAACACCTCGGCCAGGCGGGCCAGCGACTGGCCGACGCCGCGCAGTGCCGACACCCACACCGCCAGGGTCGCCCCCATCCCCAGCCCGGCCAGGATGGCGATCATGTGCGCCGACATGGCCGAGGCCAGAAAGGCGGTGATGGTGACGATCAGGGCATAAAGGAAAGCCGGCAGGCGCCCCGCCGGTGGCGGCGCCTCGACCGGGCCACCGCCGGCCCGGCCCTCCTCCACCGCCCGGCCGGCCGGAATGGCCAGGTGCAACGGCAGCGTCGCCAGCGCGATCGCGGCATAGGCGAGCACCGCCCCCCGCCAACCGAAGGCCGCCCCCAGGTAATAGCCGATCGGCCAGAACACGGTGGAGGCCAGCCCGCCCAGCAGGGTGATCTGCGAGATCGAACGCCGGGCGCCACGCCCGCCGATGCGCGCCAGGGCGGCGAAGGCGGCGTCGTAGAGCATCATCCGCATGGCGATGCCGAGCGCGATCCAGGCGGCATAGTAGAGGGCGATGCCATCGGCCAGGGCGAGCGCGACGCAGGCCGCCGCCGACAGGCACGACCCCGCCGCCATCACCGGGCGGCCGCCATGGCGGTCGAGCAGACGGCCGATCGGCGCCGAGGCCAGGCCCATGGTGACGAGGGCGGCCGAGAAGCCGCCATGCACGACGGCGGCCCCCCAGCCGAGATCGGCCACCATCAGCGGCCCGAGCGCGCCGATCAGGTAGTAGGTGACGCCCCATCCGACGAGCTGGGAGACGCCCAGCGCCCAGACGGTGCCGCGCCGGACGGGGTTCACGAGGCGGGGCTGGCGGGATGGAGCGGCCGCTGCATCAGGATGCTGTCCACCCAGCGGCCGAACTTGAACCCTACCTGCTCCAGCACGCCCACCGGGCGGAAGCCGAAGCGGCGGTGCAGCGCGATCGAGGGCTGGTTGGCGCTGTCGCCGATGACCGCCACCATCTGCCGCCACGGTCCGGCCTCGCAACGGGCGATGAGCTGGGCCAGGAGCGCACTGCCGATGCCCTGCCCCGCCATGCCGGGCGCCAGGTAGATCGAATCCTCGACCGAGAAGCGGTAGGCCGAGCGCGCGCGGTAGCCCGATGCGTAGCTGTAGCCGGCGACGCTCCCGGCCACCTCGGCCACGAGGTAGGGATATCCAGCGGCGACGACCCCGGCATGGCGCCGGCGCATCTCATCGAGATCGGGCGGGGTCTCCTCGAAGCTGGCCAGCCCGTGGCGGACATGATGGGCATAGATCGCGTGCAGCGACGGCAGGTCGGTATCGACGGCATCGCGCAGCAGGATCGCGGGCATGGCTCGAAGGCTCCGGCATCGGTTCGGTTGCAGCGCAGCATGATGGTCGGTCGCATCAAAGAAAAATCGCGGTTTCTTATCGCTCGCATGAGAGAATCTTTGGCATGCGCAGCCTTAACCCCGACCAGCTCGAGGCCTTCGTCCAGGTGGTGCGCCTGGGCAGCTTCTCGGCCGCCGCCGCCCGCCTGAACCTGACCCAGCCGGCGATCAGCCTGCAGCTCCGCCAGTTGGAGCAGCGGCTGGGCGTGCGCCTGATCGAGCGGGTGGGGCGGCGGGCGACGGCGACCGCCGCCGGCCTGGAGCTGATGGGCCATGCCGCCCGCATCGAGGCGGCATTGCTGGCCGCGGGAGAGGCGATGGCAAGCCATGCCAAGGGCGAGGTCGGGCGGGTGCGCATCGGCACGGGTGCCACGGCCTGCATCTACCTGCTGCCGCCGGTGCTGGCCGGGCTGCGCCAGCGGCTGCCGGCGCTGGAGATCGTCGTCACCACCGGCAACACGCCCGAGATCCTGCGGGCGGTCGAGGACAACCTGCTAGATGCGGCACTGGTCACCCTGCCCGCTCCCGGCCGCATGTTCCAGGTGCGCCCGATCGTCGAGGACCCGTTCGTCGCCATCTTCCCTGCCGGCGAAGAGCTGCCGGCGCGCGCCACGCCCGGCCTGCTGTCCGCCCGGCCGCTGGTGCTGTTCGAGCCCGGTGCCCGCACCCGCAGCCTGGTGGACGCATGGTTCCTGGCCGGCGGCCTGCCCGCCCGGCCGATGATGGAGTTGGGCAGCGTCGAGGCGATCAAGGAGATGGTGGGCGCCGGGCTGGGCTGCTCGGTCCTGCCGGGGATGGCGATGGCGGCCGGCCATCCGCGCCTGGCCTGGCGCCCGTTGTCGCCGCGCCTCGCCCGAAGCCTGGCGCTGGTGATGCGCCAGGACAAGCCGTTGTCGCGTGGACTGCGCGAGACGGTGGCGGCGCTGGTCCGGTTGGGCGAGAGTGTGGCCGCGATCCAGACCGCCGAGCCCAAGGAAATCCCCCAGTGAGCGACAACAGCCACCTGCGCTACGAGCCCGAGGAGCGCCCGCCCCACGCGTTGGCCGCCGGCATGGGCGCCCAGATCGTCGTGATGATCCTGACCGGGATCATGATCACCCCTCTGGTGGTGTCCCGCACCGCTGGGCTCGATGGGCCGACGACGAGTTGGCTCGTCTTCGGCGCCCTCATCGCCGCCGGCCTGTCGACCTGGCTCCAGGTGTCGCGCATCGGCATCATCGGCTCGGGCTACGTGATGTTCGTGGGATCGAATGCGGCCTTCATCTCGGTCGCTGTGGCAGCGATCCAGTCGGGCGGCCCCGCACTGTTGGCGACGCTGGTCGCCGTGTCGGCCCTGGCCACCTTCCTGTTCACCGCCAAGCTGCCGGCCCTGCGCCGAATCCTGACGCCGGCCGTCGGCGGCACGGTGCTGATGCTGATGGCGCTCAGCGTGGCGCCCATCGCCTGGGGGATGATGAAGCGGGTGCCGGCACCGTTCGAGGGTTCGGTCGCCGTGCCGATGGTGGTGTTGGCGACGACGGTGCTGATCGTCGCGATTTCGCTGTTCGCCACCGGCGCGTTGCGCCTATGGGCGCCGCTGCTGGGCGTCCTGGGCGGCTCGGCCGTGGCCGGAGCGACCGGCATGATCGATCTGGCGCCGATCGCGGCCGCCCCCTGGGTCGGTCTGCCCAGCGGCTCCTGGCCCGGCATGGCGCTCGATTTCGCGCCGGAGTTCTGGATGCTGCTGCCGGCCTTCGTGCTGATCACGCTGGTCGGCGGCATCGAGACCTATGCCGACAGCGTCTCGGTCCAGCGCACCTCGCGCCGCCAGGCCCAGCCGATCGACTTCAAGGGGGTGCAGGGGGCGATCAACGCGGATGGCCTGGGCAGCTTCATCGCGGGCGTGCTCGGCACCGTGCCCAACACCGTCTATTCGTCCAGCGTCGCGGTCGTGGAACTGACCGGCGTCGCCTCGCGCCGGGTCGGCTGGTGGGGTGGCCTGTTCCTGATCCTGCTGGCCTTCTGCCCCAAGATCTCGGCCGTCGTCGCCGCCATGCCGGGGCCGGTGGCCGGCGCCTTCATCATGATGATCATCGTCCTGCTGTTCGGCCACGGCATCCGCCTGGTGAACGAGGACGGGCTGGGCTTCGAGACAGGGCTGGCGGTTTGCCTCGGCTTCTGGGTCGGCTTCGGGTTCCAGGAGAACGCGCTCTTCAACGAGATGCTGCCGGCCTGGGCCAAGCTCTTCCTGTCCAACAGCACCACGGCCGGCGGCCTGACTGCGATCCTGCTGATGTCGGTACTGTCCCTGGCCCGGCGCAGCCGCGACAAGCTGACGGTGCCGCTGGAGATCGGCTCCATCGGCCAGGTGCGCACCCTGATCCAGGGCTTCACCAGCCGGCTCGGCTGGGACAACCGGGCCGAGGACCGGCTGATGCTGGCGGCCGAGGAGGCGATGCTGTTCCTGCTGGAAGCCCAGGTCGGCGAAGGCCGCCGTGCCCGCGGCAACCAGTTGCTGGTCCGCCTGCGCCGGGTCGGCGACGATGCCGAACTCGAATACATCTCCGCCCCCGCCGGCAGCAATGCCGAGGCGGCGATGACTTCGGTCGCCGCCGTCGGCGAGGCCAACCCGGAGGTCGACCTGTCGCTGCGGCTGCTGCGCGCCATGAGCAAGGAGGTGAAGCACCTCCAGTATCACGGCATCGACTACCTCCTGGTGCGGGTCGACAGCACCGGCTGAGCCCCGGTAGCGCTACTTCTTCCTGGCAGCGGGCGCCGGCTCGACATTCTCCGCGCCGGCACGGGTGCCGCCGAAGCGGTCGGCGCCACCCTTGCCATCCTGCTCGTGATTGCCGGTGTGCTGCTGGCGGCGCACCGTTTCCACCGTTGCGTCCTTCTGGGGCGGCTGCTTGTCGGCCATCGGTCTGTCCCTCGAATGGTGCGTTCAAGGGGACAACCGGACGCCGTTCGCCAAGGTTCCGGGAACATCCGGGCGGGTTCGGGGTTCAACCTTGCGAACCCACCATTCCTTGAGCCTAAGGAGCAGGACATGGACGACGGACAGATCACCTCGCAGACCACCAAAGTCGGCGCCAGCGAAGCCGAAACGATCCGCCTGCTGCGCAGCCTGGCGGCGCAGGTGCGCGACAGCGCCACCGGCTATCGAAAGGCCGCCGACGAGACGACCGACCAGTCGCTGAAGGCGGAATTCGGCCATCTGGTCGACGAGCGTGAGGACATGGTAGAGGCCCTGGACGAAAGTCTGGTGGATCTCGGCGCCACGCCGGATTCCAACGGCACGGTGATGGGTGCGGCCCATCGCCTGTTCTTCGACCTGCGCGCGGCCCTTTCCGGCCATGACCGCGAGGCGATCCTGCGCGAGATCGTGCGCGGCGAAAGCGTGCTGGAAGAGGCCTACGACGCGGCGATCCGCGCCGGCTTGCCGCCCGCGATCCACAACGTCATCCGCCGCCAGCATCGCCTAGCCCGGCGCAGCCGCGACCGATTCCGCGCCGCCATCCCGGATTTCCCCGAGGGCGAGCGCAAGATCGGCCAGATCACGGTCAGTTCGGTCGCAGCCGCCGTGCAGCGCAATCCGACCCTGACGACGGCGACCCTGGGTGCGCTGGCGGCGGGCTTCGCGGCGGCCCTGTGGCTGACCCGCCAGCCCCATCGCCGATGACGGCGGCCGCGGACGAGATCCGGCCGGCGGCCGGGTTGGGGGCGCCGGTTGCCGGCGCCCCGCCGCCTGCCGACGAGCGCCGGGTGCGCGTGGCAGCCGCGCGCAGGCGCCGGGAATGGATGCTGATCGTCGTGATGGGCAGCATTGCGATCGCCGTGGCCGTGGGTGTGTTCTTCGCGCTACGGTAGGCGCACAATGGTTAGCGGTAGCCCAACCCCGTGGTCGCACGTTTTCGCCAGTCCGTTCGGCGATCGGTTCCACGACATCCATTGCACGGTGTGGGGGTTCGACAATCGCGGGCCAACCGCGATCCTGGTGCATGGCTACCTCCAGAACGGGCGAGAGTTCGATCCGCTGGCCATTGCGCTTGCGCGCGAAGGGTGGCGCGTTTTCTGCCCGGACCTGCCCGGTCACGGCCGCAGCCAATGGCATTCTCGGTCGCGCGACTATCGCGCCGGGGCCGACAGCCGGGCGATGGCGACGGTGATCGCCGTGGCCGTCGCGGATGCGCCGCGGCCGAGCCTCATTCACCTGCTCGGCAGTTCGATGGGCGGCGGCCTGGTGCTGGGGCTGGCGACCATCCCGGGCATTCCGCTGAAGACCACCACGCTCGTCGACGTGAACCCGCAATGGCCGGGCCCGGGGCTGGAGCGGGTGATCGAGCTGATCCCGTCGGCAACGCTGTTCGATTGCCACGCCGATGCGCGGGCGGCGCTGATGCACTATGCCCAGGACCGTGGCCCCCTCACCGAGACCGACATCGACGCCATCATGGACTACTGCTTCGTCCGCGAAGGCGAGGCCTATCGCCTGCGCTTCGACCCGGCCCTGCGCCAGTCGATCGAGGACATGCGCGGACGCGCCGGCCGCAGGGACCGCTGGCCGTTGTGGGATGGCCTGCGGGTGCCGACGCTGATCGTTCGCGGCGAGCACTCGGTCATGGTATCATCCGCAACTGCCCAGGAAATGGTCGCGCGCAACCCGCTTGCCGAAGTCATCACGATACCCGACTGCGGCCATCCGCCCTGGCTGCGCCGGGCCGAGGAGATCGAGCCCGTCGTCTCCTGGCTCGTACGGCACGCAGCCTAGCCGCCGCGGCCGGCGGCATTCATTGTTCGGCCTGACGAGAACCCCATGACGACCGTTCCGCCGGAAGCGCAGTCCCGCTTCCTGACCGCCTATTCCGACCGGGCGTTCTACCGCCTGCACTGCACCTGCTGGGGCATCGAGCGTGTCGGCCCGACCGCCATCCTGCTGCACGGCTTCATGCAGAACGGGCGAGAGTTCGACCCGCTGGCGCGCCGCCTCGCCCTGGCCGGCTGGCGGGTCTTCTGCCCCGATTTTCCCGGCCATGGCGGCACCGCCTGGTGGCACGACGGCCAATACAGCCCGGCTGCCTATGCGTCCGCCGTGGCCACCACGATCACCGCGGCCGGCGTGCCGGGGGTGCATCTCATCGGCGGCTCGATGGGCGGCGGCATCGCCATGCGCATGGCCGCCAGCCGCGGCATTCCGTTGCATTCGGTGGTGATCAATGACGTTGGCCTGGAATGGCCGCTGGCGGGGTTGGAGCAGCAGTCGGACCTGTATCCCCGGCGGATGACGTTCGCGACGCTGCAGCCGGCCCGGGATGCGGTCATCCGCTTCACCAGCGACCGTGGCCAGATTTCAGAGGCGGACCTGCAGGACGTCGTCCGGTACAGCCTGCGACGGCTGCCGGACGGGCGCTTCGCGTTCCGCTGCGACCCGCGGCTTCTGGCCGCCGAAGGCGCCATGCGGCTGCGCCGCCGCAACAGCGATCGCAGCGCTATCTGGGCCGCCATTCCCGCTCCGATCCTGCTGATCCGCGGCGGGCGGTCGTTGATGTTCGAAGCCCACATCGCGCAGCAGATGCTGGAACTGAATCCGCGGGCGGAACTCCTGACCATGCCGGATTCCGGTCATCCACCCTGGCTGCGCACGCCCGATCAGATCGAGCCGGTCGTGGAATGGCTGAACCGCCAGGCGCGCGCGGTGCGCGAGCGGAAAGCCGGCCAGCCGGCGCCGACCTGAGCATCCCTTACCGCCCGCAGCAAAGGCGAGCATGCCACCCGAACCGCCGCGACCGCAAACACGCGTCGTCCCCGTCTATTGCAGCGATGCCCTGCATCCCGTTCATTGCGCCGTGTGGGGTGCCGCCAACACCGGCCCGACCGCGATCATCCTGCACGGCTTCCTGCAGAACGGCCGGGAATGCGATCATCTGGCGGCCGCCCTGGCGGCGGCGGGATGGCGGGTGTTCTGCCCCGACTTCCCTGGGCACGGCCGCAGCGCCTGGCTGCGCGACGGCGAGTACCGGTTCACCACCTATGCCGCGACCATCGCGACCATGCTGGCGGTCGCGGACAGGCCTGACATCCATCTGGTTGCGCGATCCATGGGCGGCGTCGTCGCCATGCGGATGGCCGGCCAAGCGGGCATTCCCCTGGGCTCGCTGACCTTGGTCGACGTTGCCGTGCAGTGGCCGCCGGATGCCGTCGCGTATCATTCCAGCCTGCTGCCCAAGGAGATGGAATTCGCCAACCCGATGGCCGCGGCCGAGGCGGTCCGGCTGCTCGTCAGCGATCGCGGACCGATATCGTTCAAGGGCATGCGCGAAGTGCTGGAATACAGCATGACCCGGACGCGCGATGGCCGCATCCGCTTCCGCTGCGACCCGCGACTGCGGACCAGCATCCGCTTCCTGGACATGCAGCGCGGCGACAAGGATCGCTCGGACTCCTGGCGGGCGATCGAGGTGCCGACCCTGCTCGTGCGGGGCGGCCGGTCGATCATGCTGACGGCCGATACCGCCGACCGGATGATCGCCATGAACCCCAGGGCCGAACTGCTGACCCTGGCCGACGCCGGCCACCCGCCCTGGCTGCGGCGGCCAGCCGAGGTTGCCCCGATCGTGGCTTGGCTGGGCCGGCAAGCGCTGGCCGCGCGGCAGCGGCTCCGGGCGGGAGGGGTCTAGGCAGGCCTTCCCCCAACCGCCGGCAGTCGCCAATATGGCGCCCATGCCCTCCGAACCCATCCAGCCGCGCGCCCTCGTCTTTCCCGTCTATTGCAGCGATGCCTTCCACCCCGTCCATTGCACGGTCTGGGGCGTCAGGAACACCGGC encodes:
- a CDS encoding uracil-xanthine permease family protein; this translates as MSDNSHLRYEPEERPPHALAAGMGAQIVVMILTGIMITPLVVSRTAGLDGPTTSWLVFGALIAAGLSTWLQVSRIGIIGSGYVMFVGSNAAFISVAVAAIQSGGPALLATLVAVSALATFLFTAKLPALRRILTPAVGGTVLMLMALSVAPIAWGMMKRVPAPFEGSVAVPMVVLATTVLIVAISLFATGALRLWAPLLGVLGGSAVAGATGMIDLAPIAAAPWVGLPSGSWPGMALDFAPEFWMLLPAFVLITLVGGIETYADSVSVQRTSRRQAQPIDFKGVQGAINADGLGSFIAGVLGTVPNTVYSSSVAVVELTGVASRRVGWWGGLFLILLAFCPKISAVVAAMPGPVAGAFIMMIIVLLFGHGIRLVNEDGLGFETGLAVCLGFWVGFGFQENALFNEMLPAWAKLFLSNSTTAGGLTAILLMSVLSLARRSRDKLTVPLEIGSIGQVRTLIQGFTSRLGWDNRAEDRLMLAAEEAMLFLLEAQVGEGRRARGNQLLVRLRRVGDDAELEYISAPAGSNAEAAMTSVAAVGEANPEVDLSLRLLRAMSKEVKHLQYHGIDYLLVRVDSTG
- a CDS encoding MFS transporter, with translation MNPVRRGTVWALGVSQLVGWGVTYYLIGALGPLMVADLGWGAAVVHGGFSAALVTMGLASAPIGRLLDRHGGRPVMAAGSCLSAAACVALALADGIALYYAAWIALGIAMRMMLYDAAFAALARIGGRGARRSISQITLLGGLASTVFWPIGYYLGAAFGWRGAVLAYAAIALATLPLHLAIPAGRAVEEGRAGGGPVEAPPPAGRLPAFLYALIVTITAFLASAMSAHMIAILAGLGMGATLAVWVSALRGVGQSLARLAEVLFGGRMHVLTLAVLATGLLPLGFAAGVLGGEFAAAAIAFAIVYGSGNGLATIVRGALPLVLFDPRRYGALAGKLVAPSFLLAAAAPVAYAAIIEHAGSAAALWFSAALGLVLTAAAWELRRRYLPAAG
- a CDS encoding RidA family protein — encoded protein: MAGAIEARLAELGIELPQAAAPAANYVPTTMHNGVLYVAGQIPMWNGERRFIGTLGDGVSIADGQAAARLCCLNIIAQAKRALGDLDRITQILRLGGFVASTPSFGDQPPVVNGASDLMVEIFGDKGRHARAAVGVSALPFGVAVEVEATIAFV
- a CDS encoding NAD(P)/FAD-dependent oxidoreductase; the protein is MARPKVVIVGGGFGGLAVARGLARADVAVTLVDRRNHHLFQPLLYQVATAALSPAQIAQPIRAVLRRQANAAVVLGEVVGIDRENRLVLTADAGPIPYDQLVLATGASHAYFGHEEWRPFAPGLKSLDDATAARRNILAAFERAEIATDEDERRALLTFAIVGGGPTGVEMAGAIAELARNTLAREFRHIDAASARVVLVEAGPRILPAMPPELSTKAEAGLKRLGVEVRLGAAVTLCAADRVEIGPDVLACRTIIWAAGVQASPVARWLGGDVAVDRAGRVRVEPDLTLPGDPSIRVIGDAAAVLSAEGRPVPGVAPAAKQQGAYVARDIAARLGAQAPSGPFRYRDQGNLATIGRGEAVVDLGRVRLSGTIAWWFWGIVHVFFLIDFRNRLSVSLDWIWSYLTYGRSARLMTEAPPRRRP
- a CDS encoding GNAT family N-acetyltransferase — its product is MPAILLRDAVDTDLPSLHAIYAHHVRHGLASFEETPPDLDEMRRRHAGVVAAGYPYLVAEVAGSVAGYSYASGYRARSAYRFSVEDSIYLAPGMAGQGIGSALLAQLIARCEAGPWRQMVAVIGDSANQPSIALHRRFGFRPVGVLEQVGFKFGRWVDSILMQRPLHPASPAS
- a CDS encoding ferritin-like domain-containing protein, whose protein sequence is MDDGQITSQTTKVGASEAETIRLLRSLAAQVRDSATGYRKAADETTDQSLKAEFGHLVDEREDMVEALDESLVDLGATPDSNGTVMGAAHRLFFDLRAALSGHDREAILREIVRGESVLEEAYDAAIRAGLPPAIHNVIRRQHRLARRSRDRFRAAIPDFPEGERKIGQITVSSVAAAVQRNPTLTTATLGALAAGFAAALWLTRQPHRR
- a CDS encoding nuclear transport factor 2 family protein, producing the protein MVTLERLKEVGVQFARRDVEGIVGCFAEDGVFRNAVGAVPEGESYQGHAAIRAFFTGLFQRTPDVRWDHTAEYVTADRGVTEWRRTATLATGERQEWLGCDLYTFKDGMIVLKDTYIKVVR
- a CDS encoding GNAT family N-acetyltransferase; this translates as MRILEGIGEIAAAQWDGCAGADNPFLSHAFLSALEESGSVAADTGWLPRHVVVEDAGGTAIGAAPTYVKGHSYGEYVFDHGWAHAYEQAGGRYYPKLLVAVPFTPVPGPRLLLHPEAAAGTRDQIVDTLIEIARQAGLSSIHVNFAQADECTALAEYGFLHRLGQQFHWNNAGYATFEDFLATLASRKRKQLRKERQAAAAAGITVRALTGSEITRRHWDAFYRFYLATADKKWGNAYLEKDFFVRLGATMGDRVVLVVAERDGRTIAGALNLRGTDTLFGRNWGTLEDLPFLHFECCYYQAIDYAIAHGLKRVEAGAQGVHKIQRGYLPVATHSAHWIADPALRRAVDDFLRRERPAMQQEMAALAEHSPYRQAGEG
- a CDS encoding alpha/beta fold hydrolase, whose translation is MVSGSPTPWSHVFASPFGDRFHDIHCTVWGFDNRGPTAILVHGYLQNGREFDPLAIALAREGWRVFCPDLPGHGRSQWHSRSRDYRAGADSRAMATVIAVAVADAPRPSLIHLLGSSMGGGLVLGLATIPGIPLKTTTLVDVNPQWPGPGLERVIELIPSATLFDCHADARAALMHYAQDRGPLTETDIDAIMDYCFVREGEAYRLRFDPALRQSIEDMRGRAGRRDRWPLWDGLRVPTLIVRGEHSVMVSSATAQEMVARNPLAEVITIPDCGHPPWLRRAEEIEPVVSWLVRHAA
- a CDS encoding LysR family transcriptional regulator, translated to MRSLNPDQLEAFVQVVRLGSFSAAAARLNLTQPAISLQLRQLEQRLGVRLIERVGRRATATAAGLELMGHAARIEAALLAAGEAMASHAKGEVGRVRIGTGATACIYLLPPVLAGLRQRLPALEIVVTTGNTPEILRAVEDNLLDAALVTLPAPGRMFQVRPIVEDPFVAIFPAGEELPARATPGLLSARPLVLFEPGARTRSLVDAWFLAGGLPARPMMELGSVEAIKEMVGAGLGCSVLPGMAMAAGHPRLAWRPLSPRLARSLALVMRQDKPLSRGLRETVAALVRLGESVAAIQTAEPKEIPQ